A stretch of Triticum aestivum cultivar Chinese Spring chromosome 1D, IWGSC CS RefSeq v2.1, whole genome shotgun sequence DNA encodes these proteins:
- the LOC123161051 gene encoding phospholipase A1-II 7, with amino-acid sequence MSSPVKPGVVGSIASRWRELHGARSWAGLLDPLDADLREFLIAYGELASASYDGFNNEERSPHRWACVYSRADVLAASTVSHPEYYDVTKFLYAASGRPDATVPLESNWMGFVAVTTDEGVAALGRRDIAVAWRGSVRESETANDGDILQVSAAPVLGSYAAANAGAMVHRGFLSVYTSSDEDSMYNKASARDQVLEEVRRLMEVHKDEVTSITVTGHSLGASLAILNTVDMVANSVNVPLNSAKQPPCPVTAIMFASPQVGNNKFKSAFASFRDLHAIHVKNAPYIIPTLPGPLLGYVDVATATVPINTNRSPYLYPNNRDTYHNLECYLHGVAGDQGDGMDFKLVVDRDVALVNKKVNVLKDQYPVPENWYVAKNKWMVKGADGHWKLDDFREV; translated from the exons atgtcgtcgccggtgaagcctgGAGTCGTCGGTAGCATCGCCAGCCGGTGGCGCGAGCTCCACGGCGCTCGGTCGTGGGCCGGGCTCCTAGACCCGCTGGATGCCGACCTCCGGGAATTCCTCATCGCCTACGGCGAGCTTGCATCAGCCAGCTACGACGGGTTCAACAACGAGGAGCGCTCGCCGCACCGCTGGGCCTGCGTGTACAGCCGCGCCGACGTGCTGGCCGCCTCCACCGTGTCCCACCCTGAGTACTACGACGTCACAAAGTTCCTCTATGCGGCCTCTGGGCGTCCGGACGCCACCGTGCCGCTTGAGTCCAACTGGATGGGTTTCGTAGCCGTGACGACGGACGAGGGAGTGGCGGCCCTGGGGAGACGCGACATCGCCGTCGCGTGGCGCGGCTCCGTGCGGGAATCTGAGACGGCCAACGATGGAGACATCCTGCAGGTGTCCGCCGCGCCGGTGCTGGGTTCCTACGCAGCCGCCAACGCGGGCGCCATGGTGCACCGTGGCTTTCTATCCGTATACACATCCAGTGACGAAGACTCCATGTACAACAAGGCCAGCGCTAGAGATCAG GTCCTCGAGGAGGTGCGGAGGCTAATGGAGGTGCACAAGGACGAGGTCACAAGCATAACAGTCACCGGCCATAGCCTCGGTGCTTCGCTCGCCATCCTCAACACCGTCGACATGGTCGCCAACAGCGTCAATGTCCCCCTCAACTCCGCCAAGCAGCCGCCGTGTCCCGTGACTGCGATCATGTTCGCGAGCCCACAGGTCGGGAACAACAAATTCAAGTCCGCATTTGCCTCGTTCCGCGACCTACACGCAATCCATGTGAAGAACGCCCCGTACATCATCCCAACACTCCCAGGGCCGCTATTAGGGTATGTGGATGTTGCTACGGCGACCGTGCCTATCAACACTAACCGATCCCCCTACCTGTACCCAAATAACCGGGATACCTATCATAACCTCGAATGCTACCTGCATGGCGTCGCCGGGGATCAGGGCGATGGCATGGACTTCAAGCTGGTGGTGGACCGTGATGTGGCACTGGTCAACAAGAAAGTCAATGTTCTAAAAGACCAGTACCCGGTGCCGGAAAACTGGTATGTGGCAAAGAACAAGTGGATGGTCAAGGGAGCCGATGGCCACTGGAAGCTCGATGACTTCAGGGAAGTCTAA